The sequence GACGATCTCGACCCAGGCCCTGGCGGCCCTCTCCCTCTCCTTCCCGATCTTCTTCATCATCATCTCCCTCGCCGAAGGGATGAGCGAGGCGGTGACAGCGCTCGTCGGCAATGCGCTGGGGGCCGGCGAAATGGAAACGGCCCGCCACCTCGCCGGCAATGCACTCTTCTTCGGTGCCCTGCTCGCGCTGGCGCTGACGGCCGCAGGCTTTGCCGCCGCCCCTGCCCTGATGGCCTCGCTCGGGGCCAGCGACGCCTACCTTGCCGAAGCCCTGGCCTACATCAATGTCATCATCGCCGGGACGGGACTCTTCGTCTTCACCTTCTTCTTGAACGCACTGCTCAATGCCGTCGGAGACACCGTCTCCTTCCGCAACGTGCTCATGGCCGCCGCCGTGATCAACGTCGCGCTGGACGCCTGGTTCGTGCGCGGCGGGTTCGGCGTGGCGCCGATGGGCGTGGCAGGCATCGCCCTGGCCACGGTCATCATCGAATCCATGAGTGCCGCCTACCTCTTTTACCGCTTCAAAAGCAAACCCGCCTACCGCGGCAACACCCCCTTCCGTCTCGATCCCTCGGCGCTGGGCGAACTGATCCGGCAGGGGATTCCCCCCAGTGCCAATCTGGCGCTGATGGCCGCGGGCATCTACATCATCACCTATTTTGCCGCGCCCTACGGTCAGGAGGTCGTCGCGGCCTACGGGGTGGGCATGCGTATCGAACAGATCATCCTGATGCCCGCCGTCGGGCTCAACGTCGCGGTCCTCGCCATCGTTGCCCAGAACAGCGGCGCCCGCCGTTTCGAACGTATCGGCGAGACGGTCGGCCGCTCCCTCTTCTACGGCGCCGTCGTCGCCCTCATCGGCGGTATCATGCTGTTTGCCGGTGCCGAAACGGTCATGGACATTTTCAGTAAGGTACCGGGCGTCATTGACGAAGGGGCGCTCTACCTGCGCGTCGAGGCCTTCCTGATCTACCCCTTCGTCGTCATCTTCACCTACGTTGCGATGCTCCAGGGGGTCAAACGGCCCGCGTTCATCTTCTATATCAGCCTTGCCCGGCAGGTCGTCGCGCCGCTGATCGTGCTTTGGATACTGGCCCGCATCGCCCCGGCCGCACTCTCCGTCTGGCTCGGCATCGGCGGCGTCGTCATTGCCGCTGCCGCCATCACCTACTGGTACGCGCGCCGCATCCTGACCGACCTCTCCCGCTCCCTGCACTGACGCCCTTTTATCCACCAAGAATGATGAAATATTCATCACCGAAGAATAGACTTTGCATGAAAACTCATCTACAATGCCCGGCGTGAATACGATTTGACACCAGACATTATATTTTTCTCCTTTTCCAGTTTCCCGGCGCGGTCGTGCCGGGGAAGAGAATTTGACAATTTTACGAAGGAGTTTCCATGCAGAACCTAGTATCCATTTACGAAGAAAATGCCGACCTTATCCAGAAATTCATCCTCGCGTCCATCCAGCGGATCGGACTCGTCCATCTGACGGAAAAAAACGTCAAACACATTTTTTCCGTCTTCCCGAGCCTGGAGCTGGCCTACGAAACCGACGAAGGGTTCGCCCAGACCTCCGCCAACCACAGCCGCCACAAAAAAGATTCGACAGCCGTCGGCGCAGACCGCAGCTACCTTATCGACGAGAGCAGACTCACCGGAGACTACTATTTTCATGAACCCTACCTCTCCACGACGACGGGGCATCTGTGCATCACCGCCGTCTACAAGACGGCCAAGGGCGGGTACATCCTGCTGGATTTCCAGCTGCGCAACCTTCTCGAACGCTTCATGCTGATCGAGAACAACGGCGCCCTCAAGCTGACCCACCGTACCCTCTACGGCATCATCGGCGGGGGCCTGCTGCTGCTGGGGATCATTGTCGTCCTCTACGGGCTTTTCAGTTTCGGCCACTACCTCATCATCGAGGAGGAGCTCTCGCTGGAGATGTTCTTCAAGCCCGTCATCGCCCTGACCCTGGGCATGGCCGTTTACGACCTGGGCAAAACGATCGTCGACCAGGAGGTCATGCCCAAAACGCAGAAAGTCCACGAGGGAATCAAGGTCAAGACCCTGCTCAACTTTTCCGTCTCCATCCTCATCGCCCTGATGATCGAGGCGCTGCTCGTTGTTTTCAAGATCTCCATCTCCAACTACCACGACCTCCCCTACGCCGCTACGCTGATCGGGGCGCTCGCCCTGCTCTTCTTTGTCTTCTCGTACTTCATCTACATCGTCAGGAAGAGCGGGAGCGCGCCGGAGCTCGAATAGCCTCAGTAGGCGTCAAAAAGCGCCTGGATGTGCGCGGCGTCATGGGTCGCGAGGTAGAGCGGCCGCCGCTGCCCGTGGCGGACGCGTTCGTCGAAGGTCTCCGTTTCCCGGCGGTAAAAAATACCCAGTGGAAACGGCCCAGTCTCCATCGCCCGCGTCATCGCCGCGCCGAGATCGGACGCGTCATGGGAGGCGTCCAGTTCGTAAGTATGCTCTTTGAACCAGCCGAAGGTGTTGATCTTGTTGAAGGTCACGCAGGGCTGAAAGATGTCGACCAGGGCGTAACCGCGGTGCAGGAAGGCGGCTTTGAGGACGCTTTTGGCATGTTCGGGGTTCCCGATATTGACCCGGGAGACGAACCCCGCCCGCAGCGCCAGCGCCACGGCCAGGGGGTTGAAGGGCTCGTTGCCGACCCCGTCGACCTGCACCTTCGTTTCCATCCCTCTCTGGCTCGTCGGCGACGCCTGCCCCTTGGTCAGCCCGTAAATCATATTGTTATGGACGATGTGCACGATATCGACGTTGCGGCGGACGGCATGCAGGAAGTGGTTGCCCCCCTCCCCGTACATATCGCCGTCGCCCCCCTCGGCGACAACGGTCAGTTCGGGGTTGGCCGCCTTGACGGCCGTCGCGACGGGTACGGCACGCCCGTGCAGCACTCCGAACATATTGACGTCCACGTAATAGGGCGTCTTCGCCGCCTGTCCGATGCCTGAGACGATGACGACGCTCCGCCCTTCGGCGCCGAGGTCGTCCAGCACCTTGCGGATCAGCGTGAGGATGCCGAAGTTCCCGCACCCCGGGCACCAGCCGATATCGACGTTTTCGCGTTCAAACGGTTTCATGAGAGCTCCTTTAGCACGGCAGCGAGTTCCGCTGCCAGCTGATCGGCGAAATAGGCAAAGCCGTTGCTTTGCAGAATACGCCGGTCGGCCACAATGCCGTGCAGCGCCAGCTGCTCCGCAAAGGCGCCGTCGGCATTGTTTTCGACGACGACACGGTAGTCGTAGGTCTCCAGGAAGGACAGCTGTTCGGGGTTGAGCGGATGCATCCAGGCGAAGTGGACCTGGCAGGTCCGGTCGTCGCCCAGTCGTGCCAGGGCCTCGGCAATCGCTCCGCGGCTCGAGCCCCAGCCGATCACGGCGATGCTGCCTGCCCCGCGCACTTCCGGTGCCCACGCCTCGGCCCTTATGCCTTCGGCCTTGCGGGCCCGCTTGGCGACCATCGCCTCGCGGACACGGAAATCCTCGGTGATCTGCCCCCTTGCGTCATGCTCGTGCCCGTCACTGCAGACCAGCCCCTCGCCGCCGCCCGGGACGGCCCGGGGACTGACGCCCGAGGGGGTATCAACATAGCGGTTGTAGGTTTCGGCAGCCGGCACAATGTAGCGCCGCTGTGCGAATGCGGCGAAATCGACATCGCCCGTCATCGCCATCGTATCGGCGAGGTACTGGTCGCTGAGCACGATGACGGGCACCTGCCAGCGGTCGGCCAGCTCAAAGGCAAGGTGGCCCAGTTCGACGCATTCATGCAGTGAACCCGGGGCAAGCACGATCCGCGGGAAGGGGCCGTGCCCCGAATGCAGCGCCAGGTTCAGATCGCCCTGCTCGCTGCGGGTCGGCAGCCCCGTCGCCGGACCGGGCCGCTGCGCGAGATAGACGACGGCGGGGGTCTCCGTGATGCCCGAGAGGCTGATCCCCTCGCCCATCAATGCAAACCCGCCCCCCGAGGTCGTCGTCAGCGCCCGCGCCCCGGCGTACCACGCCCCCATCACAAGGTGGATCGAAGCGATCTCGTCCTCGCTCTGTTCCACGGCGATCTCAAAACGTTTGGACATCCCCGCCATAAAGTTCAGCACCCCCGTGGAGGGGGACATGGGGTAGGAGGCGACGAAGTTGCACCCCCCGGCGAGAAAGCCGAAGCCGCAGGCGGTCGTGCCGTCCATCAGGTGCAGGGCTGCGGCCCCTTCGGGATGGGAATGGGGCAATGGCGGCAGCGGAGGGTGCTGAAGGGTACGGCCCGCTTCGGCCCCGGCCTGCACCGCGGCGGCATTCCCCTCATCCCCGGAAAACCGTGCCTGCACGACAGCCTTCAGGGTGTCGCTCTCAAGGCCGAGCATCCCGTAGACCAGCCCGGCGGCATAGGTGTTGGCGTAACGCGCGTCGCCCAGCCGCTGCGCCTCGCGCTGCATCGCAACGGCGATCGCGCCGGGCGCCTCCGCCGCAAAACGCTCATCGGTCAGCACGACCGTTTGCACGGTCAGGCGCGGCGCGGCATGGGTCAGGGCCAGGGCATCGAGCGCAATAAAGAGGTCCACCTCCCAGCAGGGGGCCTGCAGCGGGGCATCGGCGATACGGATAAGGGTCGTATTGCTCCCCCCGCGGACCCGGGACATGAACTCCTTGCTCGAATAGACGTAGTAGCCGCTTCGGACAAAGGCGTCACTGAGCAGCTTCTCAAGCGTATCGATCCCCATACCTGCCGCCCCGCCGATCAGTATGGAGAGACTCTGCGCAGTTCCGGGCGGGGTTGAGGCTGCCGACAGAGGTCCCAGCAGCGGCGGCAGGGAAGCGTCTGCGGCAAATGGCACCTCATACCGTCCTGCCGAAGGCAGTTTCGCATCCGTCTCCGGCGAAGGCGCAGGCCCGGATGCCGCCGCGGGAGCGGGTGTGGAGGTTGTTTGCACCTGGGGATAAGGCATGCTCTCGCCCCAGGTGATCTTGCCGCCGTAGTAGCCGAGCACGATTACCCCCGCGCCCGTCAGCAGGACGATCGCATGGTAGGCAATGCTTTCGGCCCGCCACGTGTAAACGATGCCCGGTTCTTCCATATAGAGCACGATCGCGACAACCCCGGCCACCAGCATCGCTACGGAAAGAATGATCTTGACGGCGAAGGGGCGGCGCCAGATGCCGCCGTAATTGATCCGCCAGCTGATCAGCCCCGGTACCATCGCGACCGCCCCCATAACCGTCGCCGCCAGGAAGGTATAGAAAACGGCGGCGGCATAGAGCGCAGTCGGCACGGCGAAAAAGAGCAGGTCCATCAGCGTGGCAAAAAGGTGAAGGGCGATGGGGAAATGAACGGTCATAGGATGGGGATGGTAGCGGCGGTAAAGCGCCTGCCAGCGGCGGCGGCGTTCCTTTGCACTGTCCGGGGGAGCGGGCGGGTCGTCGTCGGCCTGCTGCCGCGGCTCCGCTTCCAGGGTGCCGACGACGCTGTAGCGTTCAAACACCTCCTCGCCGTGCGGGGCACCCTCGAGCATCGGGGTCAGGTCCCGACCTGCCTGGTGCATCCCCTGGTGGTTCCCCTCCGCCCACATCGGGCTCTCGGAAACGTCGTAGACCTTCCCTTTATAGGCAACATAGGCAGGTCTTCCTTCACGGCCGTCATACGCCGCGAGTTCACGCGAAGTCATGGCCTCCTCCTTTCTAAAAAGCGTTGTTGTGGAGGCCGTCACGCCTGTTTACGTGGCGGTCGTTTCGTTTGCCTGCATCGTATCGACGTAGTCGCACACCTCGGTGTTGTCGTTGCACGGCTGGCTGTAGCCGGCGATGGGGTCGTTCTCCTCCGCGGCGAGGTTGTCGGAAACGAAGCGCCAGTTGATCAGCTGCCACCACTTCTCCAGGTACTCCGGCCGGGCGTTGCGGCGGTCGATGTAATAGGCGTGCTCCCAGACGTCGCAGACCAGCAGCGGCCGCCGTCCGTAGCGTACGGGCGTATCGGCGTTGGAGGTCGTCTCGATCACCAGGGTGTTCTCGGCGCTCAGTACGAGCCAGGTCCACCCCGACCCGAACAGCCCGGCCGCCGCGGCGAGGAAGGCACCCTTGAAGCCCTCCATCGAACCGAAGTCGCGCGCAATCATCTCGGCGAGCTCCGCCGACGGCACCGTGGCACCTGCGGAGAGACCCAGCCAGTAGAAATCGTGGTTGAAGACCTGGGCGGCGTTGTTGAAGATGCCGCCCTCCGCGTCTCGGATGATATTGAGCAGCGGTGCCTCTTCGAAGGGGGTCCCCTCGATCAGGCCGTTCAGTTTGTTGACGTAGCCGGCATGGTGTTTCCCGTAATGGAAGGAGACCGTTTCGGCAGAGATGTTGGGTTCCAGCGCCGTCGCTTCGTACGGCAGTTTCATCAGTTCGAATGCCATGATATGCTCCTTTCTGTGAGCGTACTTTTATTATCATAACTTATCCAGGTAAAGGGATGAGAAGGAATTCGGGTTAGCGGCAGGATCAAGCCTGCCTTCAGAATAGCCACTGCAGCGCCAAACAGCCCGGCCAATTAGAGTATACTTCCGCCAAAAAAGTCTTCCCAGTGTGAAAAAGTTTCTCTCCCAGACCGACCGCGGCGTGCTCTTCATGCTGCTCAGCGCCCTTATCTCCGCGCTCAACGGTGCCGTCGCGAAGCTGCTCGGCGACGACCTGAGCGCGCTGGAGATCGTCTTTTTCCGGAACCTCATCGGGGTCGTCATCATCCTCGTGATGCTGCGCCACACTCCGCCCGCGCTGCCCGGCGGCAAACTGCACCTGCTGCTGCTGCGCGGCTTTTTCGGCTTCAGTGCGATGATCCTCTTTTTCTATACGATCACCGTCATCCCCCTGGGCGAAGCGATCACGCTCAACAAGACCTCCCCGCTCTTCGTCTCCATTCTCGCTTTTTTCCTGATGAAGGAACACCTCAGCCGCTACGCTGTCGCGGCGCTCGTCATCGGCTTCACCGGGGTTCTCTTCATCTCCAAGCCGACGGGGATGCTGATGGGGTACGAGCACTTCCTCGGGCTGCTCGGCGGCTTCTTCGCCGCCTCCGCCTACGCGACCATCAAGACGATCCGCCACGTCTACGACACCCGCGTCATCGTCCTCTCTTTTATGGGGGTTGGCGCCCTCGCGCCGCTGGTGCTCTTCGCCCTCGCCCCCTTCGTAAACGCGCCCGACGCCCTTGCATTCCTCTTTCCTGCGTTCTTCTGGCCCACGTCGCCGAAGGTGTGGGCACTGATCGCATTCATGGCCCTTATCTCCACCCTCTCGCAGTGGCTGCTCACCAAGGCGTACAGTTTCAGCAAGGCAGGGATCATCGGGGCGGTGAGCTATACGAACATCCCCTTCGCCGTCGGTTTCGGCATCATGCTCGGCGACGGCTTCCCCGACGCCGCCGTCTGGCTGGGCATCGCCATGATCGTCGCGGCCGGACTTCTGGTCAAAAAAGGATAATTAATGCAGCAAGAACACATCGTCATTCTCGGCGGCGGCTACGGCGGTCTCAGGGCCGTCGAGCATCTCGTCGGCGACCCGCGCTTCCGCATCACGCTGGTGGATCGCCACCCCTACCACTACCTGCAGACCGAAGCCTACGGCTACATCGCAGGGCGCTTCGACATTCACGACATCACCATAGACCTGGCAAACTGGTGCCGGGGTTTCGGCAGCCGTGTCCGCTTCGTGCAGGCCGAGATCACCGGCATCGACCCGGAAGCGCGGACGGTCCTCCTCGAAGAAGAGCGCCTGGGATACGACAGCCTTATCATCGCGACCGGGGCGCGCACGAACTTCTTCGCATTCATCAAGGGACTGCGGGAGAACAGCTACGGGGTCAAGAACCTCCAGCGCGCCTTCGCTTTCCGCCAGACCTTCGAACAGCTCGTCTACACCAAGGTCGAAGAGCCCCGTGACCCGGCGCCCGGCGAACTGCATATCGCCATCGGCGGGGCGGGGCTGAGCGGCGTCGAGATCGCCGCCGAGATGGCCGACGTCATCGAAAAACACCACAAAACCCTCGGTACCAACGCCAAAAAGATCCGGATCACCCTCATCGACGCGGCCCCGTCGATCCTGCCGGGGATGAGCGACTACATCGTCCGCAGCACGACGATGCGCCTGGAATCCCTCGGCATCCGGATCCTGACTAACGCCTTTATCGACAGGGTCGAAGACGGCATCATCCATCTCAAGGACGAGACGCGCCTCCCCTACTGTTTCATGATCTTTACCGGGGGGATCATCGCCAACACCCCCGCCTCCGAGCCGGCCCGCGAGACCAACCGGCTCGGCCAGATCCTCCCCGACGCCTACCTGCGGCTCGCACCGCACATGAACGTCTATGCCGTCGGGGACTGCGTCGAACTCAGGGATACGGCGGGCAATCTCCTGCCGCCGACGGCCCAAACGGCGGAGAA is a genomic window of Sulfurimonas sp. HSL1-2 containing:
- a CDS encoding MATE family efflux transporter, with the protein product MQLDLTRGSIKTHIRTLAVPACIGFFFHTLFNITDTYFAGTISTQALAALSLSFPIFFIIISLAEGMSEAVTALVGNALGAGEMETARHLAGNALFFGALLALALTAAGFAAAPALMASLGASDAYLAEALAYINVIIAGTGLFVFTFFLNALLNAVGDTVSFRNVLMAAAVINVALDAWFVRGGFGVAPMGVAGIALATVIIESMSAAYLFYRFKSKPAYRGNTPFRLDPSALGELIRQGIPPSANLALMAAGIYIITYFAAPYGQEVVAAYGVGMRIEQIILMPAVGLNVAVLAIVAQNSGARRFERIGETVGRSLFYGAVVALIGGIMLFAGAETVMDIFSKVPGVIDEGALYLRVEAFLIYPFVVIFTYVAMLQGVKRPAFIFYISLARQVVAPLIVLWILARIAPAALSVWLGIGGVVIAAAAITYWYARRILTDLSRSLH
- a CDS encoding thiamine pyrophosphate-dependent enzyme, which produces MKPFERENVDIGWCPGCGNFGILTLIRKVLDDLGAEGRSVVIVSGIGQAAKTPYYVDVNMFGVLHGRAVPVATAVKAANPELTVVAEGGDGDMYGEGGNHFLHAVRRNVDIVHIVHNNMIYGLTKGQASPTSQRGMETKVQVDGVGNEPFNPLAVALALRAGFVSRVNIGNPEHAKSVLKAAFLHRGYALVDIFQPCVTFNKINTFGWFKEHTYELDASHDASDLGAAMTRAMETGPFPLGIFYRRETETFDERVRHGQRRPLYLATHDAAHIQALFDAY
- a CDS encoding 2-oxoacid:acceptor oxidoreductase subunit alpha — translated: MTSRELAAYDGREGRPAYVAYKGKVYDVSESPMWAEGNHQGMHQAGRDLTPMLEGAPHGEEVFERYSVVGTLEAEPRQQADDDPPAPPDSAKERRRRWQALYRRYHPHPMTVHFPIALHLFATLMDLLFFAVPTALYAAAVFYTFLAATVMGAVAMVPGLISWRINYGGIWRRPFAVKIILSVAMLVAGVVAIVLYMEEPGIVYTWRAESIAYHAIVLLTGAGVIVLGYYGGKITWGESMPYPQVQTTSTPAPAAASGPAPSPETDAKLPSAGRYEVPFAADASLPPLLGPLSAASTPPGTAQSLSILIGGAAGMGIDTLEKLLSDAFVRSGYYVYSSKEFMSRVRGGSNTTLIRIADAPLQAPCWEVDLFIALDALALTHAAPRLTVQTVVLTDERFAAEAPGAIAVAMQREAQRLGDARYANTYAAGLVYGMLGLESDTLKAVVQARFSGDEGNAAAVQAGAEAGRTLQHPPLPPLPHSHPEGAAALHLMDGTTACGFGFLAGGCNFVASYPMSPSTGVLNFMAGMSKRFEIAVEQSEDEIASIHLVMGAWYAGARALTTTSGGGFALMGEGISLSGITETPAVVYLAQRPGPATGLPTRSEQGDLNLALHSGHGPFPRIVLAPGSLHECVELGHLAFELADRWQVPVIVLSDQYLADTMAMTGDVDFAAFAQRRYIVPAAETYNRYVDTPSGVSPRAVPGGGEGLVCSDGHEHDARGQITEDFRVREAMVAKRARKAEGIRAEAWAPEVRGAGSIAVIGWGSSRGAIAEALARLGDDRTCQVHFAWMHPLNPEQLSFLETYDYRVVVENNADGAFAEQLALHGIVADRRILQSNGFAYFADQLAAELAAVLKELS
- a CDS encoding superoxide dismutase; the encoded protein is MAFELMKLPYEATALEPNISAETVSFHYGKHHAGYVNKLNGLIEGTPFEEAPLLNIIRDAEGGIFNNAAQVFNHDFYWLGLSAGATVPSAELAEMIARDFGSMEGFKGAFLAAAAGLFGSGWTWLVLSAENTLVIETTSNADTPVRYGRRPLLVCDVWEHAYYIDRRNARPEYLEKWWQLINWRFVSDNLAAEENDPIAGYSQPCNDNTEVCDYVDTMQANETTAT
- a CDS encoding DMT family transporter; its protein translation is MKKFLSQTDRGVLFMLLSALISALNGAVAKLLGDDLSALEIVFFRNLIGVVIILVMLRHTPPALPGGKLHLLLLRGFFGFSAMILFFYTITVIPLGEAITLNKTSPLFVSILAFFLMKEHLSRYAVAALVIGFTGVLFISKPTGMLMGYEHFLGLLGGFFAASAYATIKTIRHVYDTRVIVLSFMGVGALAPLVLFALAPFVNAPDALAFLFPAFFWPTSPKVWALIAFMALISTLSQWLLTKAYSFSKAGIIGAVSYTNIPFAVGFGIMLGDGFPDAAVWLGIAMIVAAGLLVKKG
- a CDS encoding NAD(P)/FAD-dependent oxidoreductase — protein: MQQEHIVILGGGYGGLRAVEHLVGDPRFRITLVDRHPYHYLQTEAYGYIAGRFDIHDITIDLANWCRGFGSRVRFVQAEITGIDPEARTVLLEEERLGYDSLIIATGARTNFFAFIKGLRENSYGVKNLQRAFAFRQTFEQLVYTKVEEPRDPAPGELHIAIGGAGLSGVEIAAEMADVIEKHHKTLGTNAKKIRITLIDAAPSILPGMSDYIVRSTTMRLESLGIRILTNAFIDRVEDGIIHLKDETRLPYCFMIFTGGIIANTPASEPARETNRLGQILPDAYLRLAPHMNVYAVGDCVELRDTAGNLLPPTAQTAEKSAEYVADAIKKRLEGRPVAPFHAKVDGVFVALGGRYAVGELFGVIRVKGYTAYLLKKLITKGYYLGLKLRINTGFKKRSAVHEIN